The following is a genomic window from Marinilabiliales bacterium.
CTGCAGGTAACAAGCAGGGAAGACGCCGAAGATGATGACCCGATATTCGAGGTCAAAAATCGCGACGGACAGGTGGTTTTCGGGGTGTACCAGACAGGGGTCAGGATATATGTTGATGAAGAGGCAACAGGCAAGGGCACCAGGGGAGGGTTTGCCGTGGGCGGGTTTACGCGGGACAAGGGAGACGAAATAGAATACCTCAGGGTTGACCCAGGTTCGGTCAGGATAACCATCGACGAGGAGAAAACCGATGACAAAGGCGTTAGGGGCGGATTTGCAGTTGGAGGTTTCACCCATTCAAAAGGTGATCAGCCGCTGGAGTTCCTGAGGGTTGACCCGGGCTTTGTAAGAATTAACATCGACGACTCCAAGCCGGTAGAAGATGATGATAATGGCAGCAAGGGAGTGCGGGCAGGATTTGCAGTGGGTGGATTCACACACAGTAAGCAAACGGAAGTGGACTATTTCAGCCTCACCCCTGCCAGCGCTCTCTTTTCACTGGACGAAACAGATCTCTCAAAAGGAGTTAGGGGAGGTTTTGCAGTGGGCGGCTTCACGCACAGCAAGGACGGACTAAGCGAATACTTCAACATCTCTGGCACTGAAACGCCCGATGTTATCGACAGCGAGGCACGCATACTCTGGTACCCTCAAAAAGAGGCATTCATGGCAGGCAGGGTGCTGGTCGAGCATCCCGACAGCGTAGGGACCAACTCATGGGCATCGGGCTTTGAATCAAAGGCAATAGGCGAATATTCACAGGCCCTTGGTTACGAGTCAGTGGCCAGAGGAGGCTTTTCCACAGCAATAGGCCGGAATGCCATCGCCGCGGGAAATAACTCCTTCGCCTTCGGAAACAATTCAATCGCCGGTTCACACATAGAGGACGAAAGTGCAGATAATGCCTTTGCATTCGGTCAGGGAAGCATGGCTACGGGTAAAGGGAGCTATGCCATCGGATTTGAGGCAGAGGCTACTGGTGAGGATGCCTTTGCAATAGGCAGGGGCACTGAGGCAAGCGGCCTGGGAAGCTTTGCGATCGGTTTTATCGGGCAGGATTCAATTGGCAATGTAACCGACCATACCAGAGCCACAGATGACTGGGCCGTTGCCATCGGTATGGGAGCCAAAGCAACAGGACGGGGGGCTTTTGCGCTTGGAACGATGACAGAAGCAAGTGACGGCTACTCTCTCGCAACCGGATACAGTACAATTGCCAGTGGTTATTATTCAAGTGCATTCGGACGTGAGACTGTGGCAACTGGCTTTATAGCCACCGCTTTTGGTTACGAGACCGAAGCATCTGGACCAACTTCATTTGCCGCCGGCTGGGATTCAAAAGCTATTGGTGCCAATGCATTTGCCGCAGGCTGGTCGTGTGAAGCAAAAGGTGAGGCTTCAGTGGCTATGGGACAGGAGTCTGTCGCAAATGAATATGCCTCAATAGCATTGGGTTACGGGAATCAATCACTTGGACAATATTCTGTTGCTTTGGGAGGTGGAACATTTGCCTTAAATGAAGGGGCAACTGTCAGCGGCTTGTCTTCCACTGCCGAAGGTATTGCCTCAACAGCATTTGGTGAATTTGCCAGGGCATCAGGTGACTACTCTGTTGCAATCGGATACAATACTTTAGCTGAAGCCGAGGCTTCAGTTGCCATGGGTAAGGGAGCAGAAGCCAAAGGTGACTACTCTGTTTCCCTGGGTCGCGAAACAGAGGCCGTTGGGGAGGCATCACTGGCTTCAGGTTACTTCAGCCAGGCAATAGGGGATAATTCATTAGCAATGGGAAGGCAGGTAGAAGCCAAAGGTGACTATTCTGTTTCCATGGGGCACAGAACAAGGGCCTGCGGGGAAGCATCACTGGCTTCAGGTTACTCCAGCCACGCAGAAGGGGATTATTCAATAGCAATGGGTGAAAGATCGACAGCAGAGGCCAACAGATCAGTTGCAATTGGTCACGAGGTACATGCAACATCATATAACTCCTTTGTAGTTGGGAAGTATCCATACATAGAATTTGAACACAACAAAACAGAGTGGATTGACTCTGAGCCTCTGTTCGTAATTGGCAACGGCCATGGAGATTGGGAAGGAGATCCAACTAATGCAACCAAAAATGCAATTACAGTTTTAAAAAACGGAAGAACTGCCATAAATCACCATGATCCGCAAGAAATGCTCGATGTTGACGGTAATGCCCGCTTCAGGGATATTCCTGTAAACGGATCCGGCTCGGCCCTGATGGTTGATGAATTTGGATCGCTGTTTGTCTCCAACTCCGACCATAGGCTCAAGACCAATATTGAACCCTATTCCAATGCACTTGAAGACATCTCCTTGCTCAGGGGGGTCTACTTCAACTGGTTGGGAGATGAGGACGGAGCCATAAAGATAGGCTTCATTGCCCAGGAGGTTGAGGAAGTGCTGCCCGAGCTTGTATTCACTAATTCGTCTGACGGATTGAAAAGCGTTAATTATGCCGAGATGACAGCCGTGCTGGTTGAAGCAGTAAAGGAGCAGCAGCAACAAATTGAAAACCAGCAGGGGCAGATTGAACAACAGCGTGAGCAGATCCGGCAACTTCAGGAAAGCCAGCAACAGATCCAGGCACTTGAAAACCAGCAACAGCAAATCCAGGCCCTCAGTCAGGAAAATGAACTTCTGCGGGAACAGATTGACCAGATCATAATGATGCTGTCTACTGCCAGATCAGAATAGCTGATTCTTCCTTTCTCAGGAAAAACAATACTGCCATCTGAAATAAAGCCAGATGGCAGTATTTATATCCTGTTTAACGCCTTTTTCAATGCCACCGGAAGTGAGATAACAGGTCCATTCAATTTTACCGTGATGATGAGAAATTAACCGGAATTCGCATTAATGCAGGCTCAATAGTTCTTTTGCCCGGTCGATCTCTTCCTGGAGGATGGTGTGTTCCCTTCCGGGGAAGATGTCGAGGGTTACACGGGCGCCCATGCCCTGGAGCTGGTCGCGGGACTCCTCCGACCTGCTTTGAGGAATATGGGGATCGTTGTCGCCGTTGCTGATATAGACAGGGGTGCTTTTGAAGTCGCCCCGGTAGAGCTCCCAGGCAGGCTCCTCCCCTATCACCCCCCCGGTAAAAATCCCCAAACCACCGTATTTTGCAGCATTACGGGCAGCAACTTCCGCCGAAAGGCAGGCCCCCTGCGAAAAGCCCATAATGTAAATATTCTCTGAAGGTATATGCCCGGAAATATTGTCGATGATCTTTTTGACATAATCAATGGCGCTGCTCAGCCAGGGTTCGTTCTGTTCTGCCGGCATGAGAAAGCTGTAAGGGTACCACTGGTAATTGGTTGCCTGCGGTGCCGCCACATACCAGCTTTCGTTTGTGAAAAAATCTGCCAGTGGCATTATGTTCTCTGCCGTGGCGCCCCTGCCATGTAGAAGGATCAATGCTTTAGAGGCTGTTTGCAGGTTGCCCCTCTCCCTTATATCGTAACTGTGCATAACTATGGTTTTATCAAGGCAGCAGGTCCTGCTGCGATATACATATTATCTGAAATTATCAGTCTGCCGGCAAATTACCTGGAGAATGAAGTAAAAGTGCTGTCGGCGAATTTTTTCCTGTCAAAGCTTATCGTCTGCAGGTTGCTCTCTATGATTTCCCTGTTGTTCTCCTGCCAGGGGGGTAGTTTCAGCTCCTCGCCAAGTCTTTCTATATCTTCGTCTATAGCCATGCCAGGCGGATTGGTGGCAACCTCAAAGAGCACACCTCCGGGTTCGCGGAAGTAGATGGACCTGAAATACTGCCTGTCCACTACCGGTGTTACATGAACGCCTGCATTTGCAAGCTTTTCGCGCACCACTAACTGTGTTCCGTCATCTGCAGTTGCAAAGGCAACATGGTGCACAGTGCCGCTGCCTCCACGCCCCATTTCTCCCCCATTCATAGCCAGCACATCGACAAGGGTGCCTGCCCCCTGTGAGGGCGAAAAGCGCATCCGCCCGTTCTCCTCTTCCAGAAGCTGGTGATCCATCTTCCCGGTAAGGAACTCCGCCGTTCTTTCATGACGCTGCTGGTTGAGGGTGATGCCGTAAAATCCTTTAATTGTATGTTTTTCAGGTATGTGCCCGTAATTGAAACCTTCACGCTTGTCTCCGCCTGTGGCTACAAGCTCAAGGCCCAGTCCGTCATCATCCTCAAAATAGATGAACTCCTCGCTGCCGAAGCGCTGGCGGGGTGCGGCATGGTCTATACCAAATCTGGCCAGCCTCTCTGTCCAGTAACCCATCGATCCTTCAGCTATTGAAAAAGATGTAACGGTCATCTGTCCCGTACCTTTCCGTCCACGCACCATTCCGGGATATGGAAAGAAGGTCATCAGTGTGCCCGGCGAACCTTCCCTGTCGCCGTAATACAGGTGGTAAACCTCAGGGGCATCGAAGTTAATGGTCTTTTTGACCATTCTCAGCCCCAGTATACCTGCATAAAAATCAACATTTTTCTGCGCATCGGACGACATTGCCGTAACATGATGCAGTCCCAGTATCTTTTTGTTTATGTTATTATCATTTTTCATACTCCTCCAAATTTATCATTAAACACCTGAGTAACAATTCTCCTTATTGGAAGGCGGGGTTCCCGGCGCGGGGATGTTAAAACTAGCCAGGTGGTAAACTATCGCCGGCCAGCCTGATAAAGACCGACCTCCTTACCTGCTGTCGGACATTTTTTGTCCTATGCCCTTTGCCTGATGTATCTTCAACAAGCAGAATGTCACCGCCAATGAATTTCCTGGTTTCTCCCAGGCTGGTGGTTATCTCTATCTCGCCGTCAAGCAGTATTATGAACTGCCTTGCCGGGGCATTATGAAAATCGTAGTCGTAACCGGCATCGTTCAGCCGGAAACAGATATCCTCTACTTTGAAGTTATCTGAAAGGTATCCGATGGGTCCCTTGTCAGCAAGCGGCACTTTAACATCCTCAAACAGGCTCTCTCCTTCAGCATCAGAATACAACCTTGTATAAACAAATTCCTTATAATCCATATTAGCCAAACCTCAAACCGTTACTCATACATCTATATAAATAAATGTTTGTTTGGCGATTTTGTTCAATTGCCGATAGGGCTAAAGGGAGATTCTGTGATCAGAACACCTGGAAGAGCAGCCATGCAAAGAGCAGTCCGCTCACTGCTATGATGGTCTCCATCACCGTCCATGTCTGCAGTGTCTGTTTTTCGTCCATCCCCAGGTATTTACCAACGAGCCAGAAGCCGCTGTCGTTTACGTGCGACAGGATCGTGGCCCCGGCAGCTATGGAGATGACAACAAGCGCCTCCTGCGGCTGGGAAAGGGCAAATACAGGCAATATCGGACTCATGATGCCTGCCGCGGTTATCATGGCAACTGTTGCCGATCCCTGTGTTACCCGCACTACCGAAGAAATGATCCATGCCAGCACAACCGGGTTTATATTGCCGGTCGATACCGCCTGTGCCAGGGTGTCGCCAATGCCGCTGTCAACCAGTATCTGCTTGAGCACCCCTCCTGCCCCGGTTACCAATATTATAATGCCGGCAGGGCCCAGGGCGGCATTGCTGATCTCCTGGAGCTTCTTCTTTTTTGTCCCCCTCCTGATACCAAGAAAATACATGGCGAGGAATGTGGCGATAAGTAGCGCCGAGAACGGGTGGCCGATAAAGATTATGAAGGCAGTCAGGAAATTGTCTGGCAATACACCGGTATTAACAAGCGCACCTGTTATGGTATTGAAAAGAATAAGGGCAAGCGGACAGCCAATGAGCAAAACAACAAGCCGGAAAGCGGGATAATCCTGCTGCGGTCTTGCGTTTTCCTTCAGAGATGCGAACATCTCGGCAGGGGGCTGGATCTTTACCTTATCACTTATATAGCGCCCAAAAAGCGGCCCGGCAATGATGACCACGGGGATTCCTACCGCGAAGCCGAGAATGATCACCCATCCCAGATTGGCCCCTATTATCTCCGACACGGCTACGGGGCCGGGCGTGGGCGGTATAAAGCTATGCGTGGCTGCAAGTCCCGCCAGAAGAGGAATGCCGTAAAACAGGAGCGATTTCTTTGTCTTCCTCGAAAGAGCATAAAGAATAGGCACCAGTATAATGAAGGCAACATCAAGGAATACCGGTATGGCAATGATAAAGCCGGTAATGCTGAGGGCCCAGGGTGCCTTCTCCTCGCCGAACCTGTTTATCATATACATGGCAAGGGCCTCTGCCCCGCCCGAATATTCAAGTATCTTGCCGAAGATGGCGCCCAGTCCCACCACCACGGCAATGAAGCCCAGGGTGCCTCCCATACCCTCCTGTATACTTGCAAGTATTGCAGCAGGTGTCATACCTGCAGCATATCCCGTGATGATGCTGACGAGCATTAGAGAGATAAAGGCGTGTATCTTCAGTTTAAGCACCAGGAAAAGCAGTGAAGCTACGGCGGCAGCAAGGATGAGAACGAGCAGTATAGGGTCCATAGGCGGTTTTTATAACTGTAAATATGCAAAAATATCTGTAATGGAAAGCTTATCATCCTTTGTTATTCCTGCCATAACGGGCAGCAATGATGCTGGTAACAAAGATCTGCAATGAATGGAAGAGCATCAGGGGAATCAGGATGAGGCCGGCTGCATGGAAGGTGCCGAAGAGCACGTTTGAAAAAACGGTTCCGTGTATAAGGGACTTCTGCGAGCCGCAGAAGAGGGCTGTTATACGATCCTCCCTGTTGAATCCAAGAATTATGGTTATCAACCGGATCAGCCCGTACATAAAGAAGAACAGGGCGGTTACCAGGAGAGCAAGCAATACCAGGTCGGTGGCATGGATCTGCCTGAAAACATCATCAGTAAATGAAGATGCAAAGCTCCTGTAAACAATAAGCACTATTACCGATTTATCAAAGGTGCTGAGTTCCCGGCTGTGTCTCAGTGCAAAAGCGTACCATTTTCGCTGCATCAGCACACCAATTATGACAGGCAGGATTATTCCAAGGAACAGCCTCAGGTAAATATCAGTAAAATCAAACCCCTCTGCTGTCTGCTGCAGAAAAAGTCCCATCCACAAAGGTGTCAGTATAATCCCGATTATACCTGAAATGCTGGCATTGAAAATCGCCCCGGGAATATTCCCCCTCCCTATTGACACCATCACAACCGATGAAGATACAGTAGAGGGAACCGCTGCAAGGAAGAAAAGTCCGAGCCACAGTATCTCATGTTCTTCACTCTGTGCTAAGGGATATAATACAAGTACAACCAGCGGAAAAAGAAGAAAGGTTGAGAGCTGGACAACGATATGGAGCTTCCAGTTTGAGAGTCCTGCCCTGATTTTTTCCGCACTTAACCGGAGTCCGTAAAAAAAGAAGATCAGCGAGATGCCTGCCGTACTCACATATCCAAGGATAACACCGCTCTTTCCTCCGGCAGGCTGCGGGAAAAGCCAGGCAACAAGAACCACGGCCAGAAGAGCTAATACGAATTTATCAATTTTCACTATTGACGGGATACTGAATATGTTCCGCAATTTACAACATTTTCAGGATGTCGTCAATCAATGGCTGAACACAATTAGTTATTTGCCTGGGCAGGGATTATAACGGTACTGGTTTTCAGAAATCTTCAAGCGCCGACACCTCAAACTGGTTTTCTGACAATTCTGAGCCGTCCTGGAACCTGTCCACCGCCAGAACCGACCGCCGGTTGTTCTGCACATTCCTTACCTCCATGCTGAAGGCCCAGTATCTGTCGGCCGACTGCCTCCGGTAATCACCAATTTCCATCACGCGGTGCAACTCACCGTCAAGATCATAGTATTCAACCTTGTAGGTATGATAGTTTTCCTTATCGACCCGGGCAACCATGCGGCTGTAACCGTTCTCTTCGGCCATTTGCTCAGTAAGGGGAACCGATTCAATTACCCAGCTCTCCCTTCCTTCGACTGTTTCAGAACCAAGCATCTTGTGCTCAAATTCACGCGGGTTGCGGCTGCCCATATCGGCATTTGTAAACTCCGATCCCATGAAGCTGGCCGACCTTTCACTGCTTACGATCCGGCGGGTCCGGCGAAGTGCTGGCATGTATATCCACATATCATCGGCACCGTTTTCATGATCATGGACAAGCATTGACGTTCCCCTGACATCGGCCGGTGAAAGGAAGCGTATAAGCGTTTTTGCTGTCCCGTTAAAAGTGCGTGTGGCTATTGCAACCTGCCTGGTTCTCACATTACCCCTGTGGTCATGTATATTGAGGGTGGCAGCCATTTCCATAGCCTCAATATCGATGATATCGGCAGCTCTTTGGGATATTTCACCGGCATCCTGTCCATTCAGCCGAATGAACGCTGATGCAAGCATTATTGTAATAATTAATGTGGTCTTCATAATATTTGATTTTTGGTGTTTATTAATTATTTGATATCGGGTCTGTTCTGTCATAATCGG
Proteins encoded in this region:
- a CDS encoding ring-cleaving dioxygenase, yielding MNKKILGLHHVTAMSSDAQKNVDFYAGILGLRMVKKTINFDAPEVYHLYYGDREGSPGTLMTFFPYPGMVRGRKGTGQMTVTSFSIAEGSMGYWTERLARFGIDHAAPRQRFGSEEFIYFEDDDGLGLELVATGGDKREGFNYGHIPEKHTIKGFYGITLNQQRHERTAEFLTGKMDHQLLEEENGRMRFSPSQGAGTLVDVLAMNGGEMGRGGSGTVHHVAFATADDGTQLVVREKLANAGVHVTPVVDRQYFRSIYFREPGGVLFEVATNPPGMAIDEDIERLGEELKLPPWQENNREIIESNLQTISFDRKKFADSTFTSFSR
- a CDS encoding phospholipase — translated: MHSYDIRERGNLQTASKALILLHGRGATAENIMPLADFFTNESWYVAAPQATNYQWYPYSFLMPAEQNEPWLSSAIDYVKKIIDNISGHIPSENIYIMGFSQGACLSAEVAARNAAKYGGLGIFTGGVIGEEPAWELYRGDFKSTPVYISNGDNDPHIPQSRSEESRDQLQGMGARVTLDIFPGREHTILQEEIDRAKELLSLH
- a CDS encoding bile acid:sodium symporter; this translates as MKIDKFVLALLAVVLVAWLFPQPAGGKSGVILGYVSTAGISLIFFFYGLRLSAEKIRAGLSNWKLHIVVQLSTFLLFPLVVLVLYPLAQSEEHEILWLGLFFLAAVPSTVSSSVVMVSIGRGNIPGAIFNASISGIIGIILTPLWMGLFLQQTAEGFDFTDIYLRLFLGIILPVIIGVLMQRKWYAFALRHSRELSTFDKSVIVLIVYRSFASSFTDDVFRQIHATDLVLLALLVTALFFFMYGLIRLITIILGFNREDRITALFCGSQKSLIHGTVFSNVLFGTFHAAGLILIPLMLFHSLQIFVTSIIAARYGRNNKG
- a CDS encoding outer membrane lipoprotein-sorting protein, with amino-acid sequence MTEQTRYQIINKHQKSNIMKTTLIITIMLASAFIRLNGQDAGEISQRAADIIDIEAMEMAATLNIHDHRGNVRTRQVAIATRTFNGTAKTLIRFLSPADVRGTSMLVHDHENGADDMWIYMPALRRTRRIVSSERSASFMGSEFTNADMGSRNPREFEHKMLGSETVEGRESWVIESVPLTEQMAEENGYSRMVARVDKENYHTYKVEYYDLDGELHRVMEIGDYRRQSADRYWAFSMEVRNVQNNRRSVLAVDRFQDGSELSENQFEVSALEDF
- a CDS encoding gluconate transporter, translating into MDPILLVLILAAAVASLLFLVLKLKIHAFISLMLVSIITGYAAGMTPAAILASIQEGMGGTLGFIAVVVGLGAIFGKILEYSGGAEALAMYMINRFGEEKAPWALSITGFIIAIPVFLDVAFIILVPILYALSRKTKKSLLFYGIPLLAGLAATHSFIPPTPGPVAVSEIIGANLGWVIILGFAVGIPVVIIAGPLFGRYISDKVKIQPPAEMFASLKENARPQQDYPAFRLVVLLIGCPLALILFNTITGALVNTGVLPDNFLTAFIIFIGHPFSALLIATFLAMYFLGIRRGTKKKKLQEISNAALGPAGIIILVTGAGGVLKQILVDSGIGDTLAQAVSTGNINPVVLAWIISSVVRVTQGSATVAMITAAGIMSPILPVFALSQPQEALVVISIAAGATILSHVNDSGFWLVGKYLGMDEKQTLQTWTVMETIIAVSGLLFAWLLFQVF